The following proteins come from a genomic window of Finegoldia magna ATCC 29328:
- a CDS encoding ATP-binding protein → MILGNLNIYKLALLFVFNAILLTININMVVESTNTKISSKYFIYSLILFLLSLIPLQILAELGTGRIYMAKFLVNIPVYVLLIYYLIILSIEIIFAKKFMERSKTIIGNNSIKDSMDNLPDGICFSKYDGTPLLVNRMMQDISYAVFGNMLANDIACAEDIRNNNIKKDAEILERNPLIIKTMGDIWQIKIVDHKKVRETLAYKITLEWALYQEIEEKNRQIEKINASLKEYQKNVAEYTRNKEILQAKIKIHDKIGQCLIYFRRYLDMKDKTKEDRDKLINLWKESLLMFEGKSDNVNDDVDSSNNEAKFDKLISTAKDIGVSVDVKGKIPTEEGDLQLLVKIVHEALNNAIRHGKSKNIWIELNEDKINIHCKITNDGIFVKKPIIEKGGLKNIRQSIENCGGKMEINLDSNFTLILSWPKGVNYDL, encoded by the coding sequence ATGATATTAGGAAATCTAAACATCTATAAGCTTGCCTTATTATTTGTTTTTAATGCAATCCTCTTAACTATTAATATCAATATGGTAGTAGAATCCACAAATACTAAGATTTCTAGCAAATATTTTATTTATAGTCTGATACTATTTTTATTAAGCTTGATTCCATTACAGATTTTAGCAGAGCTTGGTACGGGAAGAATTTATATGGCAAAATTTCTTGTAAATATTCCAGTATACGTATTATTGATCTACTATCTAATTATTCTAAGTATAGAAATAATATTCGCAAAGAAATTCATGGAAAGAAGCAAAACAATAATCGGAAATAATTCTATTAAGGATAGTATGGACAACCTTCCCGATGGTATTTGTTTTTCAAAATATGATGGTACTCCCCTTTTAGTAAATAGAATGATGCAGGATATAAGTTACGCTGTTTTTGGCAATATGCTTGCAAATGACATTGCCTGTGCTGAAGATATACGAAATAACAATATAAAAAAAGATGCGGAAATTTTGGAAAGAAACCCTCTTATTATAAAGACCATGGGAGATATTTGGCAGATAAAAATCGTTGATCATAAAAAAGTCAGAGAAACCTTAGCCTATAAAATCACTCTTGAGTGGGCTTTATATCAAGAAATTGAAGAAAAAAATAGGCAAATTGAAAAAATAAACGCAAGTCTAAAAGAATATCAAAAAAATGTTGCAGAATATACTAGAAACAAAGAAATTTTGCAAGCAAAAATCAAAATTCACGATAAAATTGGTCAGTGTCTAATATATTTTAGACGCTACTTAGATATGAAAGATAAAACTAAAGAAGATAGAGATAAGCTAATTAATTTGTGGAAGGAAAGCCTATTGATGTTTGAGGGTAAAAGTGACAATGTAAATGATGATGTAGATTCTTCTAATAATGAGGCGAAGTTTGATAAACTCATTTCAACAGCCAAAGATATAGGAGTTTCAGTCGATGTCAAAGGCAAAATCCCAACCGAAGAAGGCGATTTACAACTCTTAGTTAAAATAGTCCATGAAGCGCTCAATAATGCTATTCGCCATGGTAAATCTAAAAATATATGGATTGAGCTTAACGAAGATAAAATAAATATACATTGTAAGATTACAAACGATGGCATATTCGTCAAAAAACCAATAATAGAAAAAGGCGGTTTGAAAAATATCCGCCAAAGTATCGAAAATTGTGGTGGCAAAATGGAAATTAATTTGGATTCAAATTTCACTTTAATCCTGTCCTGGCCAAAAGGAGTAAACTATGACCTATAA
- a CDS encoding response regulator transcription factor: protein MTYKIMIVDDQFVSREMFRLNINQCPDYEVVYSVDTAMFADTYVLNKKIDLVIMDILMKDGSNGLDAAEKIKKLKPEIKIIAVTSMPEVSWMNRAKEIGIDSFWYKEISKEEILEIIQRTLAGESIYPLETPEVKLGMAKSTELTPREIEVLRLLTTGAGNDQIAEELGISLNTVKTHIKHMLDKTEFTSRTQLAIQARITGFVIEDK, encoded by the coding sequence ATGACCTATAAAATAATGATTGTAGATGATCAATTCGTATCTCGTGAAATGTTTAGACTAAATATCAACCAATGTCCTGATTATGAAGTTGTCTACTCTGTAGATACCGCCATGTTTGCCGACACTTACGTACTAAATAAAAAAATCGACCTTGTAATAATGGATATACTTATGAAGGACGGATCAAATGGCCTCGACGCTGCAGAAAAAATAAAAAAATTAAAACCTGAAATAAAGATTATTGCAGTTACAAGCATGCCAGAAGTATCTTGGATGAATAGGGCAAAAGAAATTGGAATAGATAGTTTTTGGTACAAAGAAATATCAAAAGAAGAAATTTTAGAAATAATCCAAAGAACTTTGGCTGGTGAATCCATCTATCCTTTAGAAACACCTGAGGTAAAACTTGGCATGGCCAAATCAACTGAACTTACACCTAGAGAAATAGAAGTTCTCCGCCTACTAACCACAGGTGCAGGCAATGACCAAATAGCAGAAGAGCTTGGGATTTCGCTAAACACTGTAAAAACCCACATTAAGCACATGCTTGATAAAACCGAATTTACAAGCCGCACCCAACTTGCAATCCAAGCTAGAATCACAGGATTTGTAATAGAAGACAAGTAG
- a CDS encoding TIGR00730 family Rossman fold protein, which translates to MNITVYLGANEGNDPCLRKEVEKLGDWIGNSGNTLVYGGSKSGLMGAIADSVLKAGGKVIGVETKFFVENEFQHDGLTKLIVTEDMTERKNKMIELGEAFIAFPGGTGTLEEISEVMSKVSLKQMNSPCIIYNLNDYYNDLKAFLNHMIEKGLSSNERQEGIYFAENINDIKQILKLV; encoded by the coding sequence ATGAATATTACAGTTTATCTTGGTGCAAACGAAGGAAATGATCCATGTTTACGTAAAGAAGTTGAAAAATTGGGGGATTGGATTGGAAATAGCGGAAACACACTAGTCTATGGTGGCTCCAAATCTGGTCTGATGGGTGCGATTGCTGACAGTGTTTTGAAGGCTGGTGGTAAAGTTATAGGTGTTGAGACGAAATTTTTTGTCGAAAACGAATTTCAACATGACGGATTAACTAAGTTAATCGTGACCGAGGATATGACAGAACGCAAAAACAAAATGATTGAGCTGGGTGAAGCCTTTATTGCTTTTCCGGGTGGTACGGGAACATTAGAAGAAATCTCAGAAGTAATGTCGAAAGTGTCATTGAAACAGATGAATTCACCTTGCATTATTTACAACCTGAACGATTACTACAATGATTTGAAAGCATTTCTGAATCATATGATTGAAAAAGGACTTTCTTCCAACGAGAGACAAGAGGGAATTTATTTTGCTGAAAATATCAACGATATAAAACAAATCTTGAAATTAGTGTAA
- a CDS encoding MFS transporter, producing MLKMIKNKDFYVLLLGRLITNFGDSLYAIASTLLVYQMSGSTVYSGITLFLTSSTAIVQLLLSPILDKINMKKFLIQSQLIQAILILIIPALYYLEKLNVYHIMIIMPIISLINQLVYPGQISLLPKILSEKELVKGNSLMTMAYQGSNAIFDTLAGFIISIFGFMTAFYADSVSFMLTGLLFCLLSKKLNHYNERKNKTDGSVIKNHFEDLKDGLDLFKDSRIFALVIGVVFINFSATSISAVLPAFAKDEIFYSLMLAGMGAGVLLGSLFAGFPKLKNISLGKIYVYGMIIVALAWISVSYFGTNIKIAVVLYALGWFVAGIVNVYAQTMVQMIVPSEKIGSAMGAMVGISTFMAPLGALLGGYLGEYLSSPKAILIASVIILVVSIYWALNKNIRKLPAINNFHEVFDDK from the coding sequence ATGTTAAAAATGATTAAAAACAAAGATTTCTATGTCCTGCTTTTAGGGCGACTAATTACAAATTTTGGTGATAGCCTTTATGCTATAGCCTCAACCCTCTTGGTTTACCAGATGAGTGGGTCTACTGTATATTCAGGAATAACTCTATTTCTAACCTCATCAACAGCCATTGTCCAGTTACTTCTAAGCCCAATTTTGGATAAAATTAATATGAAGAAGTTTTTAATTCAATCCCAACTTATCCAGGCCATCTTAATATTAATCATCCCAGCCTTGTATTATTTGGAAAAATTAAATGTATACCATATTATGATAATTATGCCGATAATTTCTTTGATTAACCAACTGGTTTATCCTGGACAGATTTCTCTTTTACCTAAAATCCTATCCGAAAAAGAACTTGTTAAAGGAAATTCTTTGATGACTATGGCTTATCAAGGATCAAATGCAATATTTGATACTCTCGCAGGTTTTATCATATCTATATTTGGATTTATGACGGCTTTTTATGCTGATAGTGTAAGTTTCATGTTAACTGGACTTTTATTTTGTCTCTTATCAAAAAAACTTAACCACTACAATGAAAGAAAAAATAAAACAGATGGTTCTGTAATTAAAAATCACTTCGAAGACCTTAAAGATGGACTTGATTTATTTAAAGATTCTAGGATTTTTGCCCTTGTTATTGGAGTTGTTTTTATAAATTTCTCTGCAACATCAATAAGTGCGGTCTTGCCTGCATTTGCCAAAGATGAAATTTTTTATAGTCTAATGCTTGCAGGCATGGGTGCAGGAGTCTTGCTCGGATCTTTATTTGCAGGTTTTCCAAAACTAAAAAATATTTCTTTGGGAAAGATTTATGTTTATGGAATGATTATCGTAGCCTTAGCTTGGATTTCTGTTTCTTACTTTGGTACAAATATAAAAATTGCGGTTGTCTTGTACGCTCTTGGCTGGTTTGTAGCAGGAATTGTTAATGTTTATGCCCAAACTATGGTGCAGATGATTGTGCCAAGTGAAAAGATAGGTTCTGCTATGGGAGCTATGGTTGGTATATCAACTTTTATGGCGCCACTCGGAGCCTTACTCGGTGGATACCTCGGAGAGTATTTATCAAGTCCAAAAGCAATTCTTATAGCAAGTGTAATTATCCTTGTTGTATCCATCTACTGGGCTTTAAATAAAAATATTAGAAAACTTCCTGCTATAAATAATTTTCACGAGGTGTTTGACGACAAATAA
- a CDS encoding ArsR/SmtB family transcription factor has product MKEVHILNTLEEINIVSDPIRLKIIMTLGATPKTAQDLSDALGVSRSKIHYHLKILEQNGIIEVVDTELINGITQKYFLPVAKAFIPNSEIFNKNLEEKQFTFKIPKKNYESFEKELEDLIKKYEKEEDCENFQVQIYKLS; this is encoded by the coding sequence TTGAAAGAAGTTCACATATTAAACACTTTAGAAGAAATAAATATAGTAAGCGATCCTATAAGGCTTAAAATAATTATGACATTAGGAGCTACACCAAAAACAGCTCAGGACTTGTCAGATGCTTTGGGAGTTAGTAGGTCAAAAATCCACTACCATCTTAAAATTTTGGAACAAAATGGAATTATAGAGGTCGTAGACACAGAGCTAATAAATGGGATTACCCAAAAATATTTCTTGCCAGTAGCCAAGGCTTTTATACCAAATAGTGAAATATTTAATAAAAATTTGGAAGAAAAGCAATTCACTTTCAAAATTCCGAAAAAAAATTACGAGTCTTTTGAAAAAGAATTAGAGGATCTCATAAAAAAATATGAGAAGGAAGAAGATTGCGAAAACTTCCAAGTACAAATTTATAAATTATCTTAA
- a CDS encoding nucleoside phosphorylase, whose product MIIDSFDNETEPVLSLKDFYGEKKNIAEKCLIIYSKSIIEYLLDNFECEEIGNIGSVNGSRPVYKSRFEGQEFVFYLTMMGSALASGDCVEVNWITGANKFIMFGSCGSLDKEKTFGKYIIPTEAYRGEGASYYYAAPSDYLDIKNHDKLEEFFIKEKAPYTKGKVWTTDVMLRETRGLVSKRKAEGCIAVEMELAGVQAACDFYGFELYNFLEAGDVLDESCYEVEGLHDANHDLGKLYLALKFLKEI is encoded by the coding sequence ATGATAATAGATAGTTTTGATAATGAAACAGAGCCAGTTTTAAGTCTAAAAGACTTTTACGGAGAAAAGAAAAATATTGCAGAAAAATGTTTGATAATATATTCAAAAAGCATAATAGAATATTTGCTTGATAATTTTGAATGCGAAGAAATTGGAAATATAGGATCTGTAAATGGGTCAAGGCCAGTATATAAAAGTAGATTTGAAGGTCAAGAATTTGTATTTTATCTTACTATGATGGGTTCGGCTCTTGCTTCAGGAGATTGTGTAGAAGTTAATTGGATTACAGGTGCAAATAAATTTATTATGTTTGGATCTTGTGGAAGTCTTGATAAGGAAAAAACTTTTGGAAAGTACATTATACCAACAGAGGCTTATAGAGGTGAGGGAGCATCTTATTACTATGCGGCTCCTTCTGATTATCTTGATATTAAAAACCATGATAAGCTTGAAGAATTTTTTATTAAGGAAAAAGCTCCCTACACTAAGGGAAAAGTCTGGACTACAGATGTTATGCTTCGTGAGACACGCGGACTCGTTTCAAAGAGAAAGGCAGAAGGATGTATAGCAGTAGAAATGGAGCTTGCAGGCGTTCAAGCAGCTTGTGATTTTTATGGATTTGAACTTTATAACTTTCTTGAAGCGGGAGATGTATTAGATGAGAGCTGTTATGAGGTCGAAGGACTCCATGATGCCAACCATGATCTTGGAAAATTGTATTTGGCATTAAAATTTTTAAAAGAAATATAA
- the abc-f gene encoding ribosomal protection-like ABC-F family protein codes for MIYIQNLIKTLPDRKLFEIDSLSINENDKIALIGDNGTGKTTLLRIILGIDKDYTGQVRVDRDLGYLLNYDIQAKNFSDEIYSKSQLKIDDDYSPGEEQRLKLTDILSDSFKFLLIDEPTSHLDLKQKEELIEKLNSRKTGYLIISHDRDFINRTCKKIIELKDEKIEEYNGDYNFYLEEREKRQKFQDKEYSNFIKEKRRLENLAINIKEQSSKVRTTPKRMGNSEARLHKMGGQENKKKLDKQVKAVESRINQLDIKEKPKEEKEIQLSIPDNKRIHSKILIRAENINKKFGNKVLFEKSNFQINNNSKIAIIGENGSGKTTLLKMILNKENIWVHPNLKIGYFSQMSDILEENSSILKNVSNTSIYDETMTRIVLARLGFKTNDVYKIINVLSDGEKAKVKLAKILTSDFNYLIFDEPTNFLDIRAIESLENLLKSYDRPFIFVSHDEEFINKIADTLMIIENKRIKNFKGNLSQYKNRNKKTTINKDRDILLLDFRISSISSRLAMEIPKEEREKLEEEYNNLIEEKNK; via the coding sequence ATGATATATATACAAAACTTAATAAAAACTTTACCAGATAGAAAGCTATTTGAAATTGATAGTTTATCAATAAATGAAAATGATAAGATAGCCTTAATAGGTGACAATGGAACGGGCAAAACTACTCTTTTAAGAATAATATTAGGAATAGATAAAGACTATACTGGTCAAGTAAGAGTAGATAGAGATTTAGGATATTTATTAAATTATGATATTCAAGCTAAGAATTTTTCTGATGAAATCTATTCCAAATCTCAGTTAAAGATTGATGACGATTATAGTCCGGGTGAGGAACAAAGATTAAAATTAACAGATATTTTATCAGATAGTTTTAAGTTTCTTTTAATAGATGAGCCTACATCCCATTTAGACTTAAAGCAAAAAGAAGAACTTATAGAAAAGCTAAATTCAAGAAAAACAGGATACCTTATAATTTCGCATGATCGTGATTTCATAAATAGAACTTGTAAAAAAATTATAGAATTAAAGGATGAAAAAATTGAAGAATATAATGGAGACTACAATTTCTATCTTGAAGAAAGAGAAAAAAGACAAAAGTTTCAAGATAAAGAGTATTCGAATTTTATAAAAGAAAAAAGACGATTAGAAAATCTAGCTATCAATATAAAGGAACAATCATCTAAAGTAAGAACCACACCTAAAAGGATGGGGAATTCAGAAGCAAGGCTCCATAAGATGGGTGGTCAAGAAAACAAGAAAAAATTAGACAAACAAGTAAAAGCTGTAGAATCTAGGATAAATCAACTTGATATAAAAGAAAAACCTAAAGAAGAAAAAGAGATACAACTATCCATTCCAGATAATAAACGAATTCATTCTAAAATATTGATAAGAGCGGAAAACATAAATAAAAAATTTGGAAATAAGGTTTTGTTTGAAAAATCCAACTTCCAAATAAACAACAATTCTAAAATAGCGATAATTGGAGAAAACGGAAGTGGGAAAACTACTCTATTAAAGATGATTCTTAATAAAGAAAATATATGGGTGCATCCAAATCTTAAGATAGGTTATTTTAGTCAAATGAGTGATATTTTAGAAGAAAATTCCAGCATCTTAAAAAATGTATCAAATACATCTATTTATGATGAAACAATGACAAGAATTGTTCTTGCAAGACTAGGGTTTAAGACTAACGATGTATATAAGATTATAAATGTATTAAGCGATGGAGAAAAAGCTAAGGTAAAATTGGCTAAAATTTTAACATCTGATTTTAATTATCTTATATTTGATGAACCGACAAACTTTTTGGATATAAGAGCAATAGAAAGTTTAGAAAATCTACTGAAATCTTATGATAGACCATTTATTTTTGTAAGTCATGATGAGGAGTTTATAAATAAAATAGCCGATACACTTATGATTATAGAAAATAAAAGAATCAAAAATTTTAAAGGTAATTTATCACAATACAAAAATAGAAATAAGAAGACAACAATTAACAAGGATAGAGATATTTTATTACTTGATTTTAGAATATCCTCTATAAGTTCTAGACTAGCAATGGAGATACCCAAAGAGGAAAGAGAAAAACTAGAAGAAGAGTATAATAATCTTATTGAAGAAAAAAATAAATAA